From the Leptospira sp. WS60.C2 genome, one window contains:
- a CDS encoding FecR domain-containing protein — MNLDKRDRFVLISLTSIAIFFSVLFYLDLNRKIAIGDREIVGTIFFKNNIVQRKFEDEVIWEKLENNSPLINKDTIRSEAFSDAIIHLNDGTEINIDENSMFNLDLTGEEPNLEFSEGSLEVKKSNSNTNQIKITSSGSEIQVDSGNVKLEKGKDKELSLFVEKGKTTVKQNGKSLDVEQGKKAEFKKEGIEIKKIPVVLLSPSSQKLFYVDSLEVNIPFLWKTDSNIESARLEIARSPNFSQTVVSKNVSGNQTSINLREGIYYWRMKVQNPKNKLEETSETNKFFVSKLETFIGESPNNGSVIPFVQIYPLVTISWTKLKTANSYQILLSETNNFQNPIKRVDTSANQISFDDLKEGSYYWKVIAKSAFPDTKDRETKVYTFSIRKDDKVNAPKWQRPLFDSEVSLEETKQNQTILVWEGNAEIQSYKLKIAKDAKLSQLIVNTETTSNYYLPNWTLLGPGQYFASILGKTKDGKETETSAIHRFSVISQRKEMDHISNIQESKSEKIQEPKLEIVSPNGSVIQMKGKTSLDFHWKFMGTTADRFDLVLYQQKANERTMIHKVSIKDSSYQLKDLSILDEGNFSWDLNVFKNSTFLTSKKANFTLALDQLKSIKSTDIEFISPKKLYKEKK, encoded by the coding sequence CGAGAAATTGTCGGAACAATCTTTTTTAAAAACAATATTGTTCAAAGAAAATTTGAAGATGAAGTCATTTGGGAGAAATTAGAAAACAATAGTCCCCTGATCAATAAAGACACAATTCGTTCAGAAGCATTTTCAGATGCCATCATCCACCTGAATGATGGAACAGAAATCAATATAGATGAAAATTCAATGTTTAACCTAGATCTGACAGGAGAAGAACCCAACTTAGAATTTTCGGAAGGTTCCTTAGAAGTTAAAAAAAGTAACTCCAATACCAATCAAATTAAAATTACAAGTTCAGGCAGTGAAATCCAAGTTGATTCAGGAAATGTAAAGCTTGAGAAGGGAAAGGATAAGGAATTAAGCCTTTTTGTAGAAAAAGGAAAAACAACTGTAAAACAAAACGGAAAGTCACTTGATGTGGAACAAGGAAAAAAAGCTGAGTTCAAAAAAGAAGGAATTGAAATCAAAAAGATTCCTGTTGTTTTGCTTTCACCTTCATCACAAAAATTATTTTACGTTGATTCTCTTGAAGTCAACATTCCTTTTCTTTGGAAAACCGATTCCAATATTGAATCTGCCAGATTAGAGATAGCAAGATCTCCTAATTTTTCGCAAACAGTTGTTTCGAAAAATGTCTCGGGCAACCAAACATCCATAAACCTAAGAGAAGGCATTTATTATTGGAGAATGAAGGTTCAAAATCCAAAGAATAAATTAGAAGAAACAAGTGAAACGAACAAATTTTTTGTATCAAAGTTGGAAACATTTATCGGAGAATCACCAAACAATGGATCAGTGATTCCTTTTGTGCAAATTTATCCTTTGGTGACGATCTCCTGGACAAAGTTGAAAACTGCAAATTCATACCAAATACTTCTATCGGAAACAAACAACTTCCAAAATCCAATCAAACGTGTAGATACATCTGCGAATCAGATTTCTTTTGATGATTTGAAAGAAGGTAGTTATTATTGGAAGGTAATTGCAAAATCAGCATTCCCTGATACAAAAGATAGGGAAACAAAGGTGTATACATTTTCCATCCGAAAGGACGATAAAGTAAATGCACCCAAATGGCAAAGACCACTTTTTGATTCCGAAGTCAGTTTGGAAGAGACAAAACAAAATCAAACCATTTTGGTTTGGGAAGGAAATGCTGAGATCCAATCATACAAACTCAAAATTGCAAAGGATGCAAAACTCTCTCAATTAATCGTTAACACAGAAACAACTTCAAATTATTATCTTCCCAATTGGACTCTTCTTGGACCAGGGCAATACTTTGCATCCATACTAGGAAAAACCAAAGATGGTAAAGAAACAGAAACATCTGCAATCCATCGTTTTTCGGTCATTAGCCAAAGAAAAGAAATGGATCACATCTCAAACATTCAGGAATCGAAATCCGAAAAAATTCAAGAACCAAAATTAGAAATTGTATCTCCCAATGGTTCTGTGATTCAAATGAAAGGCAAAACAAGTTTAGATTTCCATTGGAAATTCATGGGAACCACAGCAGATCGATTTGATTTAGTATTATACCAACAAAAAGCAAATGAAAGGACGATGATTCATAAAGTGAGTATCAAAGATTCGTCCTACCAATTGAAAGACCTCAGTATTTTAGATGAAGGGAATTTTTCTTGGGATCTCAATGTTTTTAAGAATTCAACTTTCCTGACTTCCAAAAAGGCAAATTTTACTTTGGCATTGGATCAATTGAAATCAATCAAATCAACTGATATCGAGTTTATCTCTCCCAAAAAATTATACAAAGAGAAAAAATGA